One genomic region from Streptomyces sp. NBC_01304 encodes:
- a CDS encoding substrate-binding domain-containing protein: MRLHVDQRHERVLELVRERGSVRVAELAEALGVSPVTLRRDVEALAAQGRVRRMHGAVIWPGGEAEAPSAAGTEAEGLVIGLVVPTNNYYYPEVVRGAREVVEAHGAKLTIGISNYLPGEDVAQAERLVASGVDGLLLTPTWDEGAPEAGEGEWVADIGVPTVLMERWAPLGHPAAGLDRVRSDHAYGAAEAVRHLASLGHRRIGLAVQVSPTARHLRFGYAAALEALGLEAAPPSPLDAKPSSSEGDRFDRTLEYLCSLVEQGVTGVVVHSDSDAIVLLPRLRARGIKVPEDLAIVAYDDEVAGLADLPLTAMAPAKREVGARAAELLLTRLAERAGGADTGAVPAPRQHIDLLPELRVRASCGQPLGE; the protein is encoded by the coding sequence ATGCGGCTCCATGTGGACCAGCGTCATGAGCGCGTGCTCGAACTCGTCCGCGAGCGCGGCAGCGTCCGGGTCGCCGAGCTCGCCGAGGCGCTCGGGGTCTCCCCGGTGACGCTGCGCAGGGACGTAGAGGCGCTGGCCGCGCAGGGCCGGGTGCGGCGCATGCACGGTGCGGTGATCTGGCCCGGCGGCGAGGCGGAGGCGCCGAGCGCTGCGGGCACGGAGGCGGAGGGCCTGGTCATCGGCCTGGTCGTACCGACGAACAACTACTACTACCCGGAGGTCGTGCGCGGCGCCCGGGAGGTCGTCGAGGCGCACGGCGCGAAGCTGACCATAGGGATCTCCAACTACCTGCCCGGCGAGGACGTCGCCCAGGCCGAACGCCTCGTCGCCTCCGGCGTGGACGGCCTGCTGCTCACCCCGACCTGGGACGAGGGCGCACCGGAGGCGGGCGAGGGCGAGTGGGTCGCCGACATCGGGGTGCCGACCGTGCTCATGGAGCGCTGGGCCCCGCTCGGGCACCCGGCGGCCGGGCTCGACCGGGTGCGCTCCGACCACGCGTACGGCGCCGCCGAGGCGGTACGTCACCTCGCCTCGCTCGGGCATCGCAGGATCGGTCTCGCGGTCCAAGTCTCGCCCACCGCACGGCACTTGAGATTCGGTTACGCCGCCGCCCTGGAGGCGCTCGGCCTCGAAGCGGCGCCGCCCTCACCCCTGGACGCCAAGCCCTCGTCGAGCGAGGGCGACCGGTTCGACCGGACCCTGGAATACCTCTGCTCGCTCGTCGAGCAGGGCGTCACGGGCGTCGTCGTGCACAGCGACTCCGACGCGATCGTGCTGCTTCCGCGGCTGCGGGCGCGCGGCATCAAGGTGCCGGAGGACCTGGCGATCGTGGCGTACGACGACGAGGTGGCGGGCCTCGCCGACCTGCCGCTGACCGCGATGGCCCCCGCCAAGCGGGAGGTCGGGGCGCGGGCGGCGGAGCTGCTGCTCACGCGGCTCGCGGAGCGCGCGGGCGGCGCGGACACCGGTGCGGTGCCCGCGCCGCGTCAACACATCGATCTGTTGCCGGAGTTGCGGGTCAGGGCGTCGTGCGGACAGCCCCTCGGGGAGTAG
- a CDS encoding carbohydrate ABC transporter permease encodes MSTHTAPPVAEAAKTDSPAATEPRAVIKPRRPRRPRQLTSKIIVNGVLIFFAFYTLMPLTWLVIASTKSYRDLFATNPFAIGDFDFFHNLSELFAYNDGIYLRWLGNSVIYTVVGTLLSTLISVACGYAFAKYHFRGKEKLFAVVLLGILVPSTVTALPLYLLASEVGLVNTYWAVLLPSLVNPFGVYLSRVFSEGYVPGEVLEAARMDGAGELRTFLKVSLPMLAPGFMTVFLFTFTASWNNFYTSLMMLNDEELYPVNLGLYAWMKSVYQHPELYPLVIIGSLVAVVPLIAAFLSLQRFWRSGLTAGAVK; translated from the coding sequence ATGAGCACTCACACCGCGCCCCCCGTCGCCGAAGCCGCCAAGACGGATTCCCCGGCCGCCACCGAACCCCGGGCCGTCATCAAGCCCCGACGCCCGCGCCGCCCCCGCCAGTTGACCTCCAAGATCATCGTCAACGGCGTACTGATCTTCTTCGCCTTCTACACCCTGATGCCGCTGACCTGGCTGGTCATCGCATCGACGAAGAGCTACCGCGACCTCTTCGCCACCAACCCCTTCGCCATCGGCGACTTCGACTTCTTCCACAACCTCAGCGAGCTGTTCGCCTACAACGACGGCATCTATCTGCGCTGGCTCGGCAACAGCGTCATCTACACGGTCGTCGGCACCCTGCTCTCCACGCTGATCTCCGTGGCCTGCGGCTACGCCTTCGCCAAGTACCACTTCCGCGGCAAGGAGAAGCTGTTCGCGGTCGTCCTGCTCGGCATCCTCGTCCCGTCGACCGTCACCGCGCTGCCGCTGTACCTCCTCGCCTCCGAGGTCGGCCTGGTCAACACCTACTGGGCGGTGCTCCTGCCGTCCCTGGTCAACCCGTTCGGCGTCTATCTCTCCCGGGTCTTCTCCGAGGGATACGTTCCCGGCGAGGTCCTGGAAGCGGCCCGCATGGACGGCGCCGGCGAACTGCGCACCTTCCTCAAGGTGTCGCTGCCGATGCTCGCGCCAGGCTTCATGACCGTCTTCCTCTTCACCTTCACGGCGTCCTGGAACAACTTCTACACCTCGCTGATGATGCTCAACGACGAGGAGCTGTACCCGGTCAACCTTGGTCTGTACGCCTGGATGAAGAGCGTCTACCAGCACCCCGAGCTCTACCCCCTGGTCATCATCGGCTCGCTGGTCGCGGTCGTCCCGCTGATCGCGGCCTTCCTCTCCCTGCAGCGCTTCTGGCGCTCCGGCCTCACCGCGGGAGCCGTCAAGTGA
- a CDS encoding peptidase inhibitor family I36 protein, whose translation MKHPLALFAAVLLAAGATLATASPAPAAECPSGNFCAWTDANFGGQRMNASGDDEWWESWIADADSSWANHGISGPGVKDHVIVHEDAVQWPSDGGAATICLTPGQEVGYNGVANDRGDSHTWAMGC comes from the coding sequence ATGAAGCACCCCCTCGCCCTGTTCGCCGCCGTCCTGCTGGCCGCCGGCGCCACCCTCGCCACGGCCTCGCCCGCACCGGCGGCGGAGTGTCCGAGCGGCAACTTCTGCGCCTGGACCGACGCCAACTTCGGCGGCCAGCGCATGAACGCCTCGGGCGACGACGAATGGTGGGAGAGCTGGATCGCCGACGCGGACTCGTCCTGGGCCAACCACGGAATCTCCGGGCCCGGCGTCAAGGACCACGTCATCGTCCACGAGGACGCCGTCCAGTGGCCCTCGGACGGCGGCGCCGCCACGATCTGTCTCACCCCCGGCCAGGAGGTCGGCTACAACGGCGTCGCCAACGACCGCGGCGACTCCCACACCTGGGCCATGGGCTGCTAG
- a CDS encoding alpha-N-acetylglucosaminidase, translating into MPLGRRTFLSALAGTTALAATACSRTAGAAGPSGVAALGGAQAAARRLLPGHWQQLTFRATPEKAGQDVFRVSGESGRITVEGSTPGVQLTGLRRYLKHEAHANITWAGEQLNLPKLLPAPRRAITGRANARHRFVLNDTNDGYTGAYHDWSYWERELDVLALHGYNEVLVYVGADALYHRVFQEFGYGDDELRQWIPGPAHQPWWLLQNMAGFPAPVSGQLLDARAALGRRIADRARELGMTPVLPGYFGTVPRGFAEKNPGAKTVPQGDWMGFRRPDWLDPRGSHFARVAEAFYRRQDQMFGSSGLYKMDLLHEGGKPGDVPVPDAARGVEKALQAARPGATWVILGWQHNPPKAITDAVDKSRMLVVDGLSDRFTKITDRESDWGSTPYTFGSIWNFGGHTALGANTPDWAALYEKWRTRPGSTMAGISLMPEAADNNPAAFELFSELAWTEGELDLEEWFETWAVARYGAPDAHAGAAWDILRRTAYGTTRADEWSEAADGLFGARPGLSADSAAAWSPEQLRYSAAEFEPALTELLAVAPALRGSSAYRRDLLDVARQALSNRSRVLLPQIKEAYDAGDGARFKELTGTWLTLMDLLDRLVATDSRHLLGRWVADARAWGADAAERDRLAYDQLSLLTVWGTREGADAGLRDYANREWAGLVGGLYRLRWSAYFAELAAALKEGREPKAVDWFALEDKWTRAPGRLLTEPEGDTYRLAVEVARTLK; encoded by the coding sequence ATGCCGCTGGGCCGCCGCACCTTCCTCTCCGCGCTCGCCGGTACCACCGCCCTCGCCGCCACCGCCTGCTCGCGTACCGCCGGTGCCGCCGGGCCGTCCGGGGTTGCCGCGCTCGGCGGGGCGCAGGCGGCGGCGCGCAGACTGCTGCCGGGCCACTGGCAGCAGTTGACGTTCCGGGCCACGCCCGAGAAGGCGGGCCAGGACGTCTTCCGGGTCAGCGGGGAGAGCGGCCGGATCACGGTCGAGGGGAGCACGCCCGGTGTCCAACTCACCGGATTGCGTCGGTACTTGAAGCACGAGGCGCACGCGAACATCACCTGGGCCGGTGAGCAGCTGAACCTCCCGAAGCTGCTGCCCGCCCCGCGCAGGGCGATCACCGGGCGGGCCAACGCCCGGCACCGGTTCGTGCTCAACGACACGAACGACGGCTACACGGGCGCGTACCACGACTGGTCGTACTGGGAGCGCGAGCTCGACGTCCTGGCGCTGCACGGCTACAACGAGGTCCTGGTGTACGTGGGCGCGGACGCCCTGTACCACCGGGTCTTCCAGGAGTTCGGGTACGGCGACGACGAGCTGCGGCAGTGGATTCCGGGGCCCGCGCACCAGCCTTGGTGGCTGTTGCAGAACATGGCGGGCTTCCCCGCCCCGGTGTCCGGGCAGCTCCTGGACGCGCGGGCCGCGCTCGGCCGGCGGATCGCGGACCGGGCGCGGGAGCTGGGCATGACGCCCGTGCTGCCGGGCTACTTCGGGACGGTGCCGCGGGGCTTCGCCGAGAAGAATCCGGGCGCGAAGACCGTGCCGCAGGGCGACTGGATGGGGTTTCGCCGTCCCGACTGGCTCGACCCGCGCGGCTCGCACTTCGCGCGGGTGGCGGAGGCGTTCTACCGGCGCCAGGACCAGATGTTCGGGTCGTCCGGCCTCTACAAGATGGATCTGCTGCACGAGGGCGGGAAGCCCGGTGACGTGCCGGTCCCCGATGCCGCGCGCGGCGTGGAGAAGGCATTGCAGGCGGCGCGTCCCGGGGCGACCTGGGTGATCCTCGGCTGGCAGCACAATCCGCCGAAGGCCATCACCGACGCCGTGGACAAGTCCCGGATGCTCGTCGTCGACGGCCTCTCCGACCGCTTCACGAAGATCACCGACCGGGAGTCCGACTGGGGCTCCACGCCCTACACGTTCGGCTCGATCTGGAACTTCGGCGGGCACACGGCGCTCGGCGCCAACACCCCGGACTGGGCCGCGCTGTACGAGAAGTGGCGCACGAGGCCCGGCAGCACGATGGCGGGCATCTCGCTGATGCCGGAGGCCGCGGACAACAACCCGGCCGCCTTCGAGCTGTTCTCCGAACTCGCCTGGACCGAGGGCGAGTTGGACCTGGAGGAGTGGTTCGAGACGTGGGCGGTCGCGCGGTACGGCGCCCCGGACGCGCACGCCGGCGCCGCCTGGGACATCCTGCGCCGCACCGCCTACGGCACCACCCGGGCCGACGAGTGGAGCGAGGCCGCCGACGGCCTGTTCGGGGCCCGGCCCGGCCTGTCCGCCGACTCCGCGGCCGCCTGGTCGCCGGAACAACTGCGGTACTCCGCAGCCGAGTTCGAGCCCGCCCTGACCGAGCTCCTGGCGGTCGCCCCGGCGCTGCGGGGCAGCTCCGCGTACCGGCGCGACCTCCTCGACGTGGCCCGCCAGGCCCTGTCCAACCGCAGCCGCGTACTGCTTCCGCAGATCAAGGAGGCGTACGACGCCGGGGACGGGGCCCGCTTCAAGGAGCTGACCGGGACCTGGCTGACCTTGATGGATCTGCTCGACCGGCTCGTGGCCACCGACTCCCGGCATCTGCTCGGCCGTTGGGTCGCGGACGCCCGGGCGTGGGGCGCGGATGCGGCGGAGCGCGACCGACTCGCGTACGACCAGCTGAGCCTCCTCACGGTGTGGGGCACCCGGGAGGGCGCCGACGCGGGCCTGCGCGACTACGCGAACCGGGAGTGGGCGGGCCTGGTGGGCGGCCTGTACCGGCTGCGCTGGAGCGCGTACTTCGCGGAGCTCGCGGCCGCATTGAAGGAGGGCAGGGAGCCCAAGGCCGTCGACTGGTTCGCCCTTGAGGACAAGTGGACTCGGGCGCCGGGGCGGCTGCTCACCGAGCCCGAAGGGGACACGTACCGGCTGGCCGTCGAGGTGGCCCGAACCCTGAAGTAG
- a CDS encoding glycoside hydrolase family 13 protein: MPIPSSVDSSVESSVAARWWRSAAIYQIYPRSFADGNGDGIGDIAGIRARLPHLRELGVDAVWISPWYPSPMADGGYDVSDYRDIDPLFGTLPEAEALIDEAHDLGIRVVVDIVPNHCSDRHPWFKAALAAEPGSPERERFWFRPGRGESGELPPNNWQSAFGGVGWRRVTEAGGHPRTESGRGRPGEWYLHRFAPEQPDFNWDNPEVRAEFESVLRFWLDRGVDGFRIDVADNLVKDPALPDHDGSGPSPWADQDGVHQVYREWHKVLDSYDHDPIFVGEVWTPDPVRFARYLRPDELHTAFNFPFLQSPWDAGALRKVIDSTLAEHAPVDATATWVLSNHDTTRHLTRYGRTDTSYALDGRRVHGAPVDLELGTRRARAAALLTMALPGCVYVYQGDELGLWEVEDIPDGLRQDPAFFQTGGEDLGRDGCRVPLPWGDEAPDAPAWLPRPAAWEALSVRSQSGDPRSMLELYRRALRIRRAEPALLGGEFRWLEEGGPKVLAFERGHAAHDPGGSGPDRRGGSVRCLVNLSDTPVELPADREVLLASGPLAGGVLPPDTSVWLH; this comes from the coding sequence ATGCCGATCCCCTCTTCTGTGGACTCTTCCGTGGAATCTTCCGTGGCCGCCCGCTGGTGGCGGTCCGCCGCGATCTACCAGATCTATCCGCGCAGCTTCGCCGACGGCAACGGGGACGGGATCGGCGACATCGCCGGCATCCGCGCCCGGCTGCCGCACCTGCGCGAACTGGGGGTGGACGCCGTGTGGATCAGTCCCTGGTACCCCTCGCCCATGGCCGACGGCGGCTACGACGTCTCCGACTACCGGGACATCGATCCGCTCTTCGGTACATTGCCGGAGGCCGAGGCGCTGATCGACGAGGCGCACGACCTGGGGATCCGGGTCGTCGTCGACATCGTGCCCAATCACTGCTCGGACCGGCACCCGTGGTTCAAGGCGGCGCTCGCCGCCGAGCCCGGCTCTCCCGAGCGGGAGCGGTTCTGGTTCCGGCCGGGGCGGGGCGAAAGCGGTGAACTGCCGCCGAACAACTGGCAGTCGGCGTTCGGCGGGGTCGGCTGGCGGCGGGTGACCGAGGCAGGGGGGCACCCCCGGACGGAGTCTGGGAGAGGCAGGCCCGGTGAGTGGTATCTGCACCGGTTCGCGCCCGAGCAGCCCGACTTCAACTGGGACAACCCCGAGGTCCGCGCCGAGTTCGAGTCGGTGCTGCGCTTCTGGCTCGACCGGGGTGTCGACGGCTTCCGGATCGACGTGGCCGACAACCTCGTGAAGGACCCGGCCCTCCCCGACCACGACGGGAGCGGCCCGTCCCCGTGGGCCGACCAGGACGGAGTGCACCAGGTCTACCGCGAGTGGCACAAAGTCCTCGACTCCTACGACCACGACCCGATCTTCGTCGGCGAGGTGTGGACCCCCGACCCGGTCCGCTTCGCCCGCTATCTGCGCCCGGACGAGCTGCACACCGCCTTCAACTTCCCCTTCCTGCAGAGCCCTTGGGACGCCGGGGCGCTGCGCAAGGTGATCGACTCCACGCTCGCCGAGCACGCCCCGGTCGACGCCACCGCGACCTGGGTCCTGTCCAACCACGACACGACCCGGCACCTCACCCGTTACGGGCGCACCGACACGTCGTACGCGCTCGACGGACGCCGGGTGCACGGCGCGCCCGTCGATCTGGAGCTCGGCACCCGCCGGGCCCGGGCGGCCGCCCTGTTGACGATGGCGCTGCCCGGCTGCGTGTACGTCTATCAAGGCGATGAGCTGGGGCTCTGGGAGGTCGAGGACATTCCGGACGGGCTGCGCCAGGACCCGGCGTTCTTCCAGACGGGCGGCGAGGACCTGGGGCGGGACGGCTGCCGGGTGCCGCTGCCGTGGGGCGACGAGGCGCCGGACGCTCCGGCGTGGCTGCCGCGGCCGGCCGCGTGGGAGGCGTTGAGCGTACGGTCCCAGAGCGGTGACCCCCGCTCGATGCTGGAGCTGTATCGCCGCGCGCTGCGGATCCGCCGGGCCGAACCTGCCCTCCTCGGTGGGGAGTTCCGCTGGCTGGAGGAGGGCGGGCCGAAGGTACTGGCCTTCGAGCGGGGGCACGCCGCGCATGATCCGGGCGGGTCCGGCCCGGACCGGCGCGGCGGGTCCGTGCGCTGCCTGGTGAACCTCTCGGACACCCCGGTCGAGCTGCCCGCCGACCGCGAAGTGCTCCTGGCGAGCGGCCCCCTGGCGGGTGGCGTTCTTCCGCCCGACACCTCCGTGTGGCTGCACTGA
- a CDS encoding ABC transporter substrate-binding protein yields the protein MPRTSRTARTSRIALTASIASLALFATACGGDDEGSGKAGSDGKPVTVTYWSATSGAKEAAEAFNKTHKNIKVKFSLIPAGPEGVTKLSNAVKGENAPDVATMDYSALPEYASEGNLEDLSPDAGDFVKEKFPENIQSMVNLGGKTWAVPFDVTPIQLYYRKDIFKKAGVEVPKTWDEYRKAAEKINKSDSKVKITNFGGGDPALLAGLAWQAGAKWYGTAGDAWKVDMEDAASKKVATYWDDLLKDGLASKTPLWGEGEAKERAGGKVATIIGASWSAGGFSVGYPDAKGKWGIAPLPTWDGTAATGMYGGTSFVVPKGSDNTEAAAEFIKWVTTDPASMTARLNAAKTPSSALPANEEMRAAAAKEFDGSYFKGQDVYAIAGAAADTIVPGWTWGPVQQTVVSAQVAAGADHSKMLTEGQAKGTKAITDRGLKLAK from the coding sequence ATGCCGCGCACTTCCCGTACCGCCCGTACCTCCCGCATAGCCCTCACCGCGTCGATCGCCTCGCTGGCTCTCTTCGCCACCGCCTGTGGCGGGGACGACGAGGGCTCCGGCAAGGCCGGATCCGACGGCAAGCCGGTGACCGTCACCTACTGGTCCGCGACCAGCGGTGCCAAGGAGGCGGCCGAGGCCTTCAACAAGACGCACAAGAACATCAAGGTGAAGTTCTCGCTGATCCCGGCCGGCCCGGAGGGCGTCACCAAGCTCTCGAACGCGGTCAAGGGCGAGAACGCCCCCGACGTCGCGACGATGGACTACTCCGCGCTCCCCGAGTACGCGAGCGAGGGCAACCTCGAGGACCTGAGTCCGGACGCCGGTGACTTCGTCAAGGAGAAGTTCCCGGAGAACATCCAGTCGATGGTCAACCTGGGCGGCAAGACCTGGGCCGTCCCCTTCGACGTCACGCCGATCCAGCTCTACTACCGCAAGGACATCTTCAAGAAGGCCGGCGTGGAGGTCCCCAAGACCTGGGACGAGTACCGCAAGGCCGCCGAGAAGATCAACAAGTCCGACTCCAAGGTGAAGATCACCAACTTCGGCGGCGGCGACCCGGCCCTCCTCGCGGGCCTGGCCTGGCAGGCCGGCGCCAAGTGGTACGGCACCGCGGGCGACGCCTGGAAGGTCGACATGGAGGACGCGGCGTCCAAGAAGGTCGCCACCTACTGGGACGACCTGCTCAAGGACGGACTCGCCTCCAAGACCCCGCTGTGGGGCGAGGGCGAGGCGAAGGAGCGGGCCGGCGGCAAGGTCGCCACCATCATCGGCGCCTCCTGGAGCGCGGGCGGCTTCTCCGTGGGCTACCCCGACGCGAAGGGCAAGTGGGGCATCGCGCCGCTGCCGACGTGGGACGGCACGGCGGCCACCGGCATGTACGGCGGCACCTCGTTCGTCGTGCCCAAGGGCAGCGACAACACCGAGGCCGCGGCCGAGTTCATCAAGTGGGTCACCACCGACCCGGCGTCCATGACGGCCCGCCTCAACGCCGCGAAGACGCCCAGCAGCGCGCTGCCGGCCAACGAGGAGATGCGCGCCGCCGCGGCCAAGGAGTTCGACGGCTCGTACTTCAAGGGCCAGGACGTGTACGCCATCGCCGGTGCGGCCGCCGACACCATCGTGCCCGGCTGGACCTGGGGCCCGGTCCAGCAGACGGTCGTCTCCGCGCAGGTCGCGGCCGGCGCTGACCACAGCAAGATGCTGACCGAGGGCCAGGCCAAGGGCACGAAGGCGATCACCGACCGCGGTCTGAAGCTGGCGAAGTAG
- a CDS encoding aspartate/glutamate racemase family protein: MHGKRTVVLINPNTSPDTTAMLAAAARTAFGSRGAFEVRAVTAAAGPRMIVTPEELRASAAQVLAAALRAGPQGVAAFVVGAFGDPGVEELRTVVPVPVVGIGEAALVEAAHTRFGVVTTTPALARPIAARIEVLGLADRCTGVRCTEGDPETLSSRPDILRERLAAAVESSVVRDGAHAVVIGGGPLTRAGAALQERFAVPVIVPVAAACRRIEQLLG, translated from the coding sequence GTGCACGGCAAGCGGACCGTCGTACTGATCAACCCCAACACCTCGCCCGACACCACCGCCATGCTGGCCGCCGCCGCCCGGACGGCATTCGGCTCCCGCGGCGCCTTCGAGGTCCGCGCCGTCACCGCGGCCGCCGGCCCCCGGATGATCGTGACGCCCGAGGAGCTGCGGGCCTCGGCGGCGCAGGTGCTCGCCGCCGCGCTGCGGGCCGGCCCCCAAGGCGTCGCGGCTTTCGTGGTCGGGGCGTTCGGCGACCCGGGTGTCGAGGAGCTGCGGACGGTCGTCCCCGTGCCGGTCGTGGGGATCGGGGAGGCCGCGCTCGTCGAGGCCGCGCACACCCGGTTCGGTGTGGTGACCACGACGCCCGCGCTCGCCCGGCCCATCGCCGCCCGGATCGAAGTCCTCGGGCTGGCGGACCGGTGCACGGGCGTCCGCTGTACCGAGGGCGATCCGGAGACCCTGTCGAGCCGGCCGGACATCCTGCGCGAACGCCTCGCGGCGGCGGTCGAGTCGAGTGTCGTACGGGACGGCGCCCACGCGGTGGTCATCGGCGGCGGCCCGCTGACCCGGGCGGGCGCGGCGCTCCAGGAACGCTTCGCCGTGCCGGTCATCGTGCCGGTCGCCGCCGCCTGCCGCCGGATCGAGCAATTGCTGGGGTGA
- a CDS encoding chitosanase, translating into MLGLALFVPAALQSTASAAPTGLDDPAKKEMAMQLVSSAENSSLDWKAQYGYIEDIGDGRGYTAGIIGFCSGTHDMLELVELYTERKPGNVLAKYLPALREVDGSDSHEGLDPNYPKDWKKAATDSAFKQAQNDERDRVYFNPAVKQGKADGVGTLGQFAYYDAIVMHGDGGDETGFRSIRERALREAKPPAQGGDEVAYLNAFLDARVWAMKQEEAHSDTSRVDTAQRVFLDKGNLNLDPPLDWKVYGDSYHIG; encoded by the coding sequence CTGCTCGGGCTCGCGCTCTTCGTACCCGCCGCCCTGCAGTCGACGGCGAGCGCGGCACCGACGGGTCTGGACGATCCGGCGAAGAAGGAGATGGCCATGCAGCTCGTCTCCAGCGCCGAGAACTCCTCGCTCGACTGGAAGGCCCAGTACGGCTACATCGAGGACATCGGTGACGGCCGGGGCTACACCGCCGGGATCATAGGTTTCTGCTCGGGCACCCACGACATGCTGGAACTGGTCGAGCTGTACACCGAGCGCAAGCCCGGCAACGTACTCGCGAAGTATCTGCCCGCCCTGCGCGAGGTCGACGGCAGCGACTCCCACGAAGGGCTCGACCCGAACTACCCGAAGGACTGGAAGAAGGCCGCCACGGACTCGGCGTTCAAGCAGGCCCAGAACGACGAGCGGGACCGCGTCTACTTCAACCCGGCGGTCAAGCAGGGCAAGGCGGACGGGGTCGGGACGCTCGGGCAGTTCGCGTACTACGACGCCATCGTCATGCACGGCGACGGCGGCGACGAGACCGGCTTCCGCAGCATCCGCGAGCGCGCGCTGCGCGAGGCCAAGCCCCCGGCACAGGGTGGTGACGAGGTGGCGTACCTGAACGCCTTCCTCGACGCGCGGGTGTGGGCCATGAAGCAGGAGGAGGCCCACTCCGACACCAGCCGGGTCGACACCGCTCAGCGGGTCTTCCTCGACAAGGGCAATCTGAATCTGGATCCGCCGCTGGACTGGAAGGTCTACGGGGACAGTTACCACATCGGCTGA
- a CDS encoding carbohydrate ABC transporter permease yields the protein MAAPLAKSPAAPRTSAPAANGSTRRNQRGAATLFMAPFFVLFAAVTLAPIGYAAYMSLYREESSGLGFGGTERVFAGLGNFTEALTDEAFLRSFGNIAIYCLIYIPIMIGGALALALLVDSAIARAKRFFQIAYYLPHAVPGLVGSMIWLYLYTPGLSPITDTLSTLGSDWNFFGKDEALYSVINVSAWQWIGYNMIIFYAGLQAIPRETLEAATVDGAGALRTALRIKIPMIRSTVVLTVLFTCVGAIQLFDAPKLVQLRAAEMGEDWSPTMFIYKAAFMGHDYGLAAAASLLLALIAGVLSFVVTKIGNRWKES from the coding sequence GTGGCAGCACCACTCGCCAAATCGCCCGCCGCGCCCCGCACCTCGGCGCCCGCCGCGAACGGCTCCACCCGCCGCAACCAGCGGGGCGCCGCGACCCTGTTCATGGCCCCGTTCTTCGTCCTGTTCGCCGCCGTGACCCTCGCGCCCATCGGCTACGCGGCCTATATGAGCCTGTACCGCGAGGAGTCCTCCGGCCTCGGATTCGGCGGTACGGAAAGGGTGTTCGCGGGGCTCGGCAACTTCACCGAGGCCCTCACCGACGAGGCGTTCCTGCGCTCCTTCGGGAACATCGCGATCTACTGCCTGATCTACATCCCGATCATGATCGGCGGAGCCCTGGCCCTCGCCCTCCTGGTCGACTCGGCGATCGCCCGCGCCAAGCGGTTCTTCCAGATCGCGTACTACCTGCCGCACGCCGTGCCCGGACTGGTCGGCTCGATGATCTGGCTGTACCTCTACACACCAGGTCTCAGCCCGATCACCGACACCCTGTCGACCCTCGGTTCCGACTGGAACTTCTTCGGCAAGGACGAGGCCCTCTACTCGGTCATCAACGTCTCGGCCTGGCAGTGGATCGGCTACAACATGATCATTTTCTACGCGGGTCTGCAGGCCATCCCGCGCGAGACCCTCGAAGCCGCCACGGTCGACGGCGCGGGAGCACTGCGTACCGCACTGCGCATCAAGATCCCGATGATCCGCTCGACCGTCGTCCTCACCGTCCTGTTCACCTGCGTCGGCGCCATCCAGCTCTTCGACGCCCCCAAGCTCGTCCAGCTGCGGGCCGCCGAGATGGGGGAGGACTGGTCGCCGACGATGTTCATCTACAAGGCGGCCTTCATGGGCCACGACTACGGCCTGGCCGCCGCGGCCTCGCTGCTCCTCGCGCTCATCGCGGGCGTGCTGTCCTTCGTCGTCACCAAGATCGGCAACCGGTGGAAGGAATCATGA